A section of the Roseivirga sp. BDSF3-8 genome encodes:
- a CDS encoding DUF3108 domain-containing protein gives MKHLSFIIGTLLILGITATSPVIAQCNTASKLSFKAGEKVLYDVYYNLSLIWVHAGEVSFEVESTRYKNQNAYLLKSYGRSLSKYDWVYTVRDTFETYVDAGNHAPLAFRRKTREGSYRVNNSYKYIPENSTVYTWVENSDAKEIVTDTVALPDCTFDVLSAIYYCRNLDFSKYKPGDKIPMKLLLDGKVYDELYVRYLGKEVIEDREDRKWHTIKFKPLLVEGTIFSGGEEMTVWVTDDANKVPVKIEAEVLVGKVKAFIREAENLRLPLENSLNQ, from the coding sequence ATGAAACATCTTTCTTTCATAATAGGTACCCTGCTCATTCTTGGAATCACCGCAACATCTCCGGTTATTGCTCAGTGTAACACAGCCTCAAAGCTATCTTTTAAAGCCGGGGAAAAGGTTCTTTATGATGTGTACTACAATCTAAGCCTGATATGGGTGCATGCTGGCGAAGTATCCTTCGAGGTGGAAAGTACGAGGTACAAAAACCAAAATGCTTACTTACTAAAGAGCTATGGACGGTCCCTGTCCAAATACGATTGGGTCTATACAGTACGGGATACATTTGAAACTTACGTAGATGCAGGTAATCATGCTCCCCTGGCCTTTCGCCGCAAAACGCGGGAGGGAAGTTACCGGGTAAACAATTCATATAAATACATCCCGGAAAACAGCACTGTATATACTTGGGTGGAAAACAGCGATGCAAAAGAGATTGTAACCGACACCGTTGCACTGCCTGACTGTACATTTGATGTCCTGTCAGCTATTTACTATTGCCGGAACCTTGATTTTTCCAAGTACAAGCCGGGCGATAAAATCCCAATGAAGCTATTGCTGGACGGCAAAGTCTATGACGAACTCTATGTACGGTACCTTGGAAAAGAAGTAATAGAAGACCGCGAAGACAGAAAGTGGCATACCATCAAATTTAAACCGCTGCTGGTGGAGGGTACAATATTTTCCGGTGGGGAGGAGATGACCGTGTGGGTAACTGACGACGCCAATAAGGTGCCGGTAAAGATTGAGGCAGAAGTGCTTGTGGGTAAAGTTAAGGCATTTATACGAGAGGCGGAAAACCTGAGACTGCCCCTGGAAAATTCGCTGAATCAGTAA
- a CDS encoding vancomycin high temperature exclusion protein, whose protein sequence is MRVLKFIGWLILWLTLSASVMVFLYYQDAEVFLHDLAEGKDQTIRLAKGTTQYFEHADSWNLLNVTVIMSSILLMFAANDLYIRRKFGSKKEKKKKKPTSKGDAYKTGIWFLRLSGATILVLVEVVLLCNIWIVGWSLPDTYTDASDVPEKSAVLLLGTNKKLRSTGGENLYYTYRINAVKELYQAGKVSSIIISGDNGRDTYNEPRDMKYDLIRAGIPEGLIKLDFAGFRTLDSVVRLKLHFKKEKAIIVSQRFHTERALFLCRQFDVQARAYPADGLPTMNMVLRELVAKPKAMLDVFVFNMQPKYGRIPDRKPLDLNQKEDQLKLTYAALLFIAALVIAARSLKNY, encoded by the coding sequence ATGCGAGTGCTGAAATTCATCGGATGGCTGATACTCTGGCTGACCTTGTCGGCTTCTGTGATGGTATTTCTATACTATCAGGATGCTGAGGTGTTTCTGCATGACCTGGCGGAAGGTAAAGACCAAACGATCAGGTTAGCTAAAGGCACTACTCAATACTTTGAACATGCTGACAGCTGGAATCTGCTGAACGTAACAGTGATTATGAGCAGTATTCTACTGATGTTTGCAGCCAATGATCTTTACATCCGGCGTAAGTTTGGGAGTAAAAAAGAAAAAAAGAAGAAAAAGCCTACCAGTAAGGGGGATGCTTATAAAACGGGCATCTGGTTTCTGAGACTGAGCGGTGCTACCATACTGGTCCTGGTAGAGGTGGTGCTGTTGTGCAATATCTGGATCGTGGGCTGGAGTCTTCCGGATACATACACAGATGCATCAGACGTGCCGGAAAAAAGCGCTGTACTATTACTCGGGACGAATAAAAAGCTCCGTTCTACCGGTGGGGAAAATCTTTATTATACGTACCGGATAAATGCTGTAAAGGAGCTGTATCAGGCCGGAAAGGTATCTTCCATAATTATCTCGGGGGATAACGGACGTGATACATATAATGAGCCCCGGGATATGAAATATGACCTGATCCGTGCAGGTATACCTGAGGGATTGATAAAGCTGGATTTTGCCGGGTTCAGGACTCTTGATAGTGTGGTACGGCTTAAATTACATTTCAAGAAAGAGAAGGCTATAATCGTATCGCAGCGTTTTCACACCGAAAGAGCGCTGTTTCTATGTCGGCAGTTTGACGTTCAGGCGCGGGCTTACCCCGCTGATGGGCTGCCTACTATGAATATGGTGCTGCGGGAACTGGTGGCTAAGCCCAAGGCTATGCTGGATGTGTTTGTTTTTAATATGCAACCAAAATATGGCCGTATACCTGACCGCAAACCGCTTGACCTGAACCAAAAAGAGGACCAGCTTAAGCTAACTTATGCTGCGCTGCTTTTTATTGCCGCCCTTGTGATAGCTGCTCGCTCACTAAAAAATTACTGA
- the rocD gene encoding ornithine--oxo-acid transaminase: MMEAVKSSSQAIALENRHGAHNYHPLPVVLSRGEGVYVWDVEGHKYFDFLSAYSAVNQGHCHPRIIQAMKDQAETLTLTSRAFYNDILGVYEQYITEYFGFDRVLPMNTGAEGVETAIKICRKYGYEKKGIPADEAVIIVCDNNFHGRTTTIISFSNDDNARNNFGPFTPGFVRIPYDDVNALEKAIAEHKHVVGFLVEPIQGEAGVYTPADDYIPKVREVCTRHDILFIADEIQTGIARTGSLLAICGNCSCQGPCERQETYVRPDMLILGKAISGGVYPVSAVLTDDHIMEVIKPGQHGSTFGGNPLACKVAMAALDVVNDENLAQNARKLGETFRGRMEKLAERCDLVRKVRGKGLLNAVVVNDTPESSTAWDLCVKLKENGLLAKPTHGNIIRFAPPLVMTEEQLHECCDIIEKTFETFKP; this comes from the coding sequence ATGATGGAAGCCGTAAAAAGCAGCAGTCAGGCGATAGCGCTGGAAAACCGGCACGGTGCCCATAACTACCACCCCCTTCCTGTCGTTTTATCACGAGGTGAAGGCGTTTACGTGTGGGATGTGGAAGGTCATAAATATTTTGACTTTCTTTCTGCCTATTCGGCAGTTAACCAGGGTCATTGTCATCCCCGCATCATTCAGGCCATGAAGGATCAGGCCGAAACCCTTACCCTCACCTCCCGGGCTTTTTATAATGATATTCTAGGAGTTTACGAACAGTATATTACTGAGTACTTCGGATTTGACAGAGTGTTGCCAATGAACACCGGGGCTGAAGGAGTGGAAACAGCCATTAAGATTTGCCGGAAATACGGGTACGAGAAAAAAGGCATACCTGCAGATGAGGCAGTGATCATCGTATGCGATAACAACTTTCACGGACGTACTACCACGATTATCTCTTTTAGTAATGACGATAATGCCCGGAACAATTTTGGTCCGTTTACACCTGGCTTTGTTCGTATACCATACGATGATGTGAATGCTCTAGAAAAGGCCATTGCAGAGCATAAGCACGTGGTTGGTTTTCTGGTTGAGCCAATTCAGGGAGAGGCCGGTGTATATACCCCTGCAGATGATTACATCCCGAAGGTACGCGAAGTATGTACCCGTCATGATATTCTTTTCATTGCGGACGAGATACAAACTGGTATTGCCCGTACTGGTAGCTTGCTTGCTATTTGCGGAAATTGTAGCTGCCAGGGCCCCTGTGAGAGGCAGGAGACATACGTCCGGCCAGACATGCTAATTCTTGGAAAGGCCATTTCCGGGGGGGTGTATCCTGTTTCAGCCGTACTTACGGATGATCATATCATGGAAGTGATCAAGCCCGGCCAGCATGGCTCCACCTTTGGGGGGAACCCACTTGCCTGTAAAGTGGCTATGGCGGCCTTAGATGTGGTAAATGATGAAAATCTGGCTCAGAATGCGCGTAAATTGGGAGAAACATTTCGTGGCCGTATGGAGAAACTAGCCGAACGCTGTGATCTGGTCCGGAAGGTACGAGGCAAAGGGTTGCTTAATGCAGTGGTAGTAAATGATACCCCCGAAAGCAGTACGGCATGGGATCTTTGTGTCAAACTCAAAGAAAACGGATTGCTTGCTAAGCCTACTCATGGTAATATTATCCGCTTTGCTCCTCCATTAGTTATGACAGAAGAACAGTTACATGAGTGCTGTGATATAATAGAGAAGACATTTGAGACATTTAAGCCTTGA
- the rpmB gene encoding 50S ribosomal protein L28 encodes MARVCQITGKRARVGNNVSHANNKTKRKFMPNLQKKRFYLPEEDKWITLKVSASALRTINKNGITAVLKEAKEKGILV; translated from the coding sequence ATGGCTAGAGTTTGTCAGATCACCGGTAAGCGCGCCAGAGTGGGTAACAACGTTTCTCACGCGAATAACAAAACTAAGAGGAAGTTTATGCCGAACCTTCAAAAGAAGAGGTTCTATCTTCCTGAGGAGGATAAGTGGATCACTCTTAAGGTTTCTGCATCAGCGCTTAGGACGATCAATAAGAACGGTATTACTGCCGTTTTGAAAGAAGCTAAGGAAAAAGGTATCCTCGTTTAA
- a CDS encoding UDP-2,3-diacylglucosamine diphosphatase, with amino-acid sequence MRNYYKTVVLSDIHLGTRGSKAKELVRFLKQIKCDNLILNGDIVDGWQLRKSGTWKRKHTRFFSRILKMIEEDKTQVTYLRGNHDDFLDQVLPMKVGTLNIQRDMVYQSCGRKYYIVHGDIFDSITTKLKWVARLGDIGYTFLLWLNSQYNFYRRKRGLPYYSLSQKIKSHVKSAVSYIDDFEKQLVEVARLQGCDGIICGHIHQPAMKDIEGVAYMNSGDWVETMSALTEDHNGEWNLTYYTETAPSQATPVMNVMKPDTTGEDDEVAIRLDEFYTNSLLGKISGLK; translated from the coding sequence GTGAGAAATTATTACAAAACGGTGGTGCTCTCAGACATCCACCTCGGCACCAGAGGCTCTAAGGCCAAAGAACTGGTCAGGTTTTTGAAGCAGATAAAATGCGACAACCTGATCCTGAATGGCGACATAGTGGATGGTTGGCAGCTCAGGAAATCCGGCACTTGGAAGCGGAAGCATACCCGGTTTTTTTCACGCATCCTCAAAATGATCGAAGAGGATAAAACGCAGGTGACCTACCTGCGGGGTAATCATGATGACTTTCTGGACCAAGTGCTACCGATGAAGGTAGGCACTCTTAATATTCAGCGTGACATGGTATACCAGTCCTGTGGCCGTAAATATTATATAGTGCATGGGGATATATTTGACTCCATCACCACCAAGCTCAAGTGGGTGGCCAGACTGGGAGATATAGGTTACACCTTCTTATTGTGGCTGAACAGCCAATACAATTTCTATCGGCGTAAGCGCGGTCTGCCTTATTACAGCCTTAGCCAAAAGATCAAAAGTCACGTGAAGTCTGCTGTGTCATACATAGACGATTTTGAAAAGCAGTTGGTAGAAGTTGCTCGCCTTCAGGGTTGTGACGGGATCATCTGCGGCCACATTCATCAACCAGCGATGAAGGATATAGAAGGGGTCGCCTATATGAACTCAGGCGACTGGGTGGAAACCATGAGTGCGCTGACCGAAGATCATAATGGTGAATGGAACCTGACATATTACACGGAAACGGCTCCTTCCCAGGCTACACCGGTAATGAACGTTATGAAACCAGATACTACCGGAGAGGATGATGAGGTAGCTATTCGCCTGGATGAGTTTTATACTAACAGCTTACTGGGTAAAATTTCCGGACTGAAGTAG
- the ftsY gene encoding signal recognition particle-docking protein FtsY: MGLFGFFSKEKKEKLDEGLQKSNQSFFNKLGKAIAGKSTVDEEVLDELEEILITSDVGVNTTIKIIRRIEERVARDKYMSVSELDAILREEIATLLTENNTEDLKDFTTPADKKPYVILVVGVNGVGKTTTIGKLSAQFKKRDKKVILGAADTFRAAAVDQLILWGERTGVPVISHGMNTDPASVAFDTVKKGVDEGADVVIIDTAGRLHTKVNLMNELSKIKRVIQKFIPEAPHEVLLVLDGSTGQNALIQAREFTKATEVTSLAITKLDGTAKGGVVIGISDEFKIPVKYIGVGEKVEDLQVFNRFEFVDSLFSQS; the protein is encoded by the coding sequence ATGGGTCTTTTCGGATTTTTTTCAAAAGAAAAAAAAGAAAAGCTTGATGAAGGTCTCCAAAAGTCCAATCAGAGCTTTTTTAATAAACTAGGCAAAGCCATTGCCGGTAAGTCCACCGTGGACGAAGAAGTACTGGATGAGTTGGAAGAAATACTGATTACTTCTGATGTCGGGGTTAATACCACCATCAAGATCATCAGACGAATCGAAGAAAGAGTGGCCCGTGATAAATATATGAGTGTAAGCGAGCTGGACGCCATTCTGCGGGAAGAAATTGCTACTCTCCTTACTGAAAACAACACCGAAGACCTAAAGGATTTTACTACCCCTGCTGATAAAAAGCCCTACGTAATACTCGTAGTAGGAGTAAACGGGGTCGGTAAAACCACTACGATAGGCAAGCTAAGTGCCCAGTTCAAGAAGCGTGATAAGAAAGTAATCTTAGGCGCAGCCGATACCTTTAGAGCTGCAGCAGTAGATCAGTTAATTTTATGGGGAGAGCGCACAGGTGTGCCTGTAATCTCTCATGGCATGAACACCGATCCTGCCTCTGTAGCATTTGATACGGTAAAAAAGGGGGTGGACGAGGGCGCTGATGTGGTGATCATCGACACCGCCGGACGCCTGCATACTAAAGTAAATCTGATGAACGAGCTATCTAAAATTAAGCGCGTTATTCAGAAGTTTATTCCTGAAGCTCCACATGAAGTACTTCTTGTACTAGATGGCAGCACGGGACAAAACGCCCTCATTCAAGCCCGGGAGTTCACCAAAGCAACAGAAGTCACCTCTCTTGCCATCACCAAACTGGATGGTACCGCTAAAGGTGGTGTGGTTATCGGCATCTCTGATGAGTTTAAGATTCCCGTTAAATACATCGGGGTAGGTGAAAAAGTTGAAGACCTGCAGGTATTTAACCGCTTCGAATTCGTCGACTCACTCTTCAGTCAGTCTTAA
- the rimO gene encoding 30S ribosomal protein S12 methylthiotransferase RimO: MKTKEKGKDKVNVITLGCSKNLVDSEVMITQLKGNDIETTHEAEDDDANVVIVNTCGFIDNAKQESIDTILRYADAKNEGLIEKLYVTGCLSHRYKDDLEKEIPEVDAYFGTMELPMLLNKLNADYKHELVGERLTTTAMHYSYMKISEGCDRPCSFCAIPLMRGGHKSRSIEELVKEAKSLARKGTKELLLIAQDSTYYGLDLYRKRNLAELLKHLSDVEGIDWIRLHYAYPSGFPMDVLDVMADRENICNYLDMPLQHGSSAMLKHMRRGITREKTEALIHTIRDKVPGIALRTTLIAGHAGETEEDFADMVDFVEKMRFERLGVFTYSHEENTHAHTALEDNVPEEVKQERANIVMEIQEGISLELNQQKIGKAYKVLIDRKDGGNFIGRTEFDSPEVDNEVIIDAEKHYLRIGDFAQIRITDATEFDLYGEPVHQPVTV, from the coding sequence TTGAAAACTAAAGAGAAGGGTAAGGATAAGGTGAATGTCATCACACTGGGTTGCAGCAAAAACCTGGTGGACAGTGAGGTAATGATCACTCAACTGAAAGGTAATGACATTGAAACTACTCATGAGGCGGAGGATGATGATGCCAACGTGGTCATAGTGAACACATGCGGTTTCATAGACAATGCGAAGCAGGAAAGTATCGATACGATTCTGCGCTATGCTGACGCAAAGAACGAGGGCCTTATCGAAAAGCTTTATGTAACAGGCTGTCTGTCTCACAGGTATAAAGACGACCTGGAAAAGGAAATACCTGAAGTAGATGCCTATTTCGGTACTATGGAGCTGCCCATGCTCCTGAATAAGCTTAACGCCGACTATAAGCATGAGCTGGTGGGTGAACGCCTGACCACCACGGCTATGCACTACAGCTACATGAAGATCAGTGAAGGGTGTGACCGCCCCTGCTCTTTCTGTGCTATCCCCCTTATGCGGGGCGGACACAAATCCCGCTCTATTGAGGAGTTAGTGAAAGAGGCAAAATCACTGGCCAGGAAAGGCACCAAGGAATTGTTGCTGATCGCTCAGGACTCAACGTACTACGGCCTGGACCTGTACAGAAAGCGTAATCTCGCAGAACTTCTCAAGCACCTGTCTGATGTGGAAGGCATCGACTGGATCAGGCTTCACTATGCCTATCCGAGTGGTTTTCCTATGGACGTGCTGGACGTAATGGCTGATCGTGAAAATATCTGCAACTACCTGGACATGCCACTCCAGCATGGCAGCAGCGCCATGCTCAAGCATATGCGCCGCGGAATCACCCGTGAAAAAACCGAGGCGCTCATTCATACCATCAGAGATAAAGTGCCAGGCATAGCCCTTCGCACGACGCTTATTGCAGGCCATGCCGGTGAAACAGAGGAGGACTTTGCCGATATGGTTGATTTTGTTGAAAAAATGCGCTTTGAGCGTCTAGGGGTTTTCACCTACTCTCATGAAGAAAACACCCACGCGCATACGGCACTTGAGGACAATGTGCCCGAAGAGGTGAAACAAGAGCGTGCCAATATCGTAATGGAGATACAGGAGGGTATCTCCCTCGAGCTCAATCAGCAAAAAATAGGCAAGGCTTACAAAGTACTCATCGACCGGAAGGATGGCGGCAATTTTATTGGTCGTACCGAATTTGACTCTCCCGAGGTCGATAACGAAGTGATAATTGATGCAGAAAAACACTACCTCCGAATCGGCGACTTCGCCCAAATTCGCATCACAGACGCCACAGAATTCGACCTCTACGGCGAACCGGTCCACCAGCCAGTCACCGTCTGA
- the bshC gene encoding bacillithiol biosynthesis cysteine-adding enzyme BshC, whose amino-acid sequence MRVSRLPLFEKGIGFTPIFQAYIEQEEKLKPFYGLYPDTENFLKQAEAKSFTSEARIRLQDVLQTQYKDLTISEAVSQNLDLLAEGHTYTVTTGHQLNIFTGPLYFIYKIVTVINLAAELNEKYPDKHFVPVYWMASEDHDFEEISHFNLFGQEYRWNNGGQQGAVGRMDTKGIESILNELPEAVPVFEKAYTSYNNLADATRYFVNELFGEEGLIVVDADSRILKESFASVIKDDLTNHSAKACVEETSARLDEMGYKTQIFPREINFFYLKEGLRERIEATDEGVKVLNTEFTFSKEELAQEIDSYPERFSPNVVMRPLYQEVILPNIAYIGGPSEVAYWLQLKDMFDHYEVPFPIVMPRNFGLVVNKTNAKKLRKLPVSTEDLFRPFHELKEEALHELSENELSLETERNVGKQIYESIFHKAAEVDPSLKGFVGSEENKFLKSLENIEKRLKKAEEKRLDTSMNQLEKLKDKLFPENTWQERYDNFLNVHLNSPEFISVLLEEMNPLDFRMHVMIEDHD is encoded by the coding sequence ATGAGAGTAAGTCGGCTTCCTCTTTTTGAAAAAGGCATAGGGTTCACACCCATCTTTCAGGCTTATATTGAGCAGGAAGAAAAGCTCAAACCATTTTACGGACTATACCCGGATACAGAAAACTTTCTCAAACAGGCGGAAGCCAAATCATTTACAAGTGAGGCCCGTATCAGGCTGCAGGATGTACTGCAGACGCAATATAAGGATCTCACCATCAGCGAGGCAGTAAGCCAAAACCTGGACTTACTGGCAGAAGGACATACGTATACGGTAACTACAGGGCATCAGCTTAATATTTTTACCGGGCCGCTGTATTTCATTTATAAGATAGTGACAGTCATCAACCTGGCTGCGGAACTCAACGAGAAATACCCGGACAAGCATTTTGTCCCCGTGTATTGGATGGCCTCTGAGGATCATGATTTTGAGGAGATAAGTCACTTTAACCTCTTTGGGCAGGAGTACCGCTGGAATAATGGAGGCCAGCAGGGTGCGGTGGGCCGCATGGATACGAAAGGGATAGAAAGCATCCTAAATGAATTGCCGGAAGCTGTCCCTGTATTCGAAAAGGCTTATACGTCTTATAATAATCTGGCCGATGCCACCCGGTATTTCGTGAATGAGCTTTTCGGAGAAGAGGGGCTGATCGTAGTGGATGCAGACAGCCGGATATTGAAAGAGTCCTTTGCCTCTGTTATCAAAGATGATCTTACCAATCACTCCGCTAAGGCCTGTGTGGAAGAGACCTCTGCCCGATTGGATGAGATGGGCTATAAAACGCAAATATTCCCTCGCGAGATAAACTTTTTCTATCTTAAGGAAGGCCTGCGGGAGCGCATAGAAGCAACTGATGAAGGGGTGAAGGTGCTGAATACTGAGTTTACATTCAGTAAGGAAGAGCTGGCTCAGGAGATAGACTCTTACCCTGAGCGTTTCAGCCCTAACGTGGTCATGAGGCCTCTGTACCAGGAGGTAATCTTACCAAATATTGCATATATCGGAGGCCCCTCGGAAGTGGCCTACTGGCTACAGCTAAAAGATATGTTTGATCACTATGAAGTTCCTTTTCCCATAGTGATGCCCCGAAACTTCGGCCTGGTAGTAAATAAAACCAACGCTAAAAAGCTACGGAAACTACCGGTGAGCACCGAAGACCTCTTCCGGCCTTTCCATGAACTTAAAGAGGAGGCTCTGCATGAGCTATCGGAAAATGAGCTGAGCCTGGAGACGGAACGTAATGTGGGCAAACAGATTTATGAGTCCATTTTCCACAAGGCAGCAGAAGTAGACCCATCTCTTAAAGGCTTCGTTGGATCAGAAGAGAATAAATTCCTTAAAAGCCTTGAGAACATTGAAAAGCGTTTGAAAAAAGCGGAAGAAAAGCGCCTGGACACCTCCATGAATCAACTTGAGAAACTCAAGGATAAGCTTTTCCCGGAAAATACCTGGCAGGAACGTTACGATAATTTCCTGAATGTACACCTGAATAGTCCTGAATTCATCTCGGTGCTTTTGGAAGAGATGAACCCGCTGGATTTCCGGATGCATGTGATGATCGAAGACCATGACTAA
- the rpmG gene encoding 50S ribosomal protein L33, with the protein MAKKGNRVQVILECTEHKNSGQPGTSRYITTKNRKNTPERMELKKYNPILKKYTVHREIK; encoded by the coding sequence ATGGCTAAAAAAGGTAATAGAGTACAGGTAATTCTGGAGTGTACTGAACACAAAAACAGTGGTCAACCCGGCACATCCAGGTACATTACCACTAAGAACCGGAAAAACACTCCTGAGCGTATGGAGTTGAAAAAGTATAACCCGATTCTTAAGAAATATACTGTTCACAGAGAAATTAAGTAA
- a CDS encoding DUF6048 family protein — protein sequence MWRYFSSLLMLILVGTSLPAFAQSESDSVRVREKKDWKPSAIRVGTELTGPVFGLFNKDYFQWELTADVDFHRYFLVVDYGYEERIREGQNFRFETSGNYWRAGVDMNFLTTDPSRSVLYFGMRAAGSTFSGDLTFMESDSLLFGDGTVNYTFDKYTATWGEALVGLKVQVLNNVYLGLAGRFKFAININGGLAVSAYEVPGFGVADDNSSFALDYYIYYRIPWRNKGIPPKKK from the coding sequence ATGTGGAGATATTTTTCTAGTCTGCTAATGCTAATCCTTGTAGGCACCAGCCTGCCTGCATTTGCCCAGTCAGAGTCAGACTCAGTGAGAGTACGTGAGAAAAAAGATTGGAAGCCATCGGCTATCAGAGTAGGTACTGAGCTCACGGGTCCTGTGTTCGGGCTGTTCAACAAGGACTACTTTCAATGGGAGCTTACTGCCGATGTGGATTTTCACCGCTATTTTCTGGTGGTGGACTATGGGTATGAAGAGCGCATCAGAGAGGGGCAGAATTTCCGGTTTGAAACTAGCGGTAATTACTGGCGTGCAGGAGTAGACATGAACTTTCTCACTACTGATCCATCCCGGAGCGTGCTTTACTTTGGTATGCGTGCCGCAGGGTCCACATTTTCAGGTGATCTGACATTCATGGAGTCTGATAGCCTGCTGTTCGGCGATGGGACGGTCAATTATACTTTTGATAAGTACACCGCCACCTGGGGAGAGGCACTCGTAGGGCTGAAGGTTCAGGTGCTTAATAATGTATACCTGGGTCTGGCTGGCCGGTTTAAGTTTGCCATAAATATAAATGGCGGCCTGGCTGTTTCCGCATACGAGGTGCCGGGGTTTGGTGTGGCTGATGATAATAGCAGTTTTGCTCTGGACTATTACATCTACTACCGTATACCATGGCGGAATAAGGGTATTCCTCCTAAGAAAAAATAA
- a CDS encoding glycosyltransferase family protein, producing the protein MRYLFIVQGEGRGHMTQAMTLYDMLRKNGHEVRAVIAGTHERRQLPSFFSTHFTCPVYGVASPSFVTDEERKGINLRATITQNLLRNRTFIRSLRAIHHIVTSTEPDVIINFYDFLGGLYSYTYRPRARYIVIGHQYLSHHPDFPFAEGRVRERRLLLLNNRITSFGAEKKLALSFRNYAPHDINGLHIVPPLVRCSIKELEVSDKGYLLAYLVNHGYASQVRQWHARNRHVQMHCFWDHRDCPEAYSPHPNLTFHPLDGQKFMQMMASCTAYASTAGFESVCEAMYLGKPAMLVPVEGHYEQACNALDACLSGAGVTGDSFDLDQLLSYLPEYVSDSLTFKSWVDSAEAHILPLLTKEANRSKGRQKRSHHSKELA; encoded by the coding sequence ATGAGGTATCTGTTTATTGTACAGGGAGAAGGCAGGGGACATATGACTCAGGCTATGACGCTGTACGACATGCTTAGAAAAAACGGCCATGAAGTCAGGGCGGTCATTGCAGGTACTCACGAGCGCAGACAGTTACCTTCCTTCTTTTCCACTCACTTTACATGTCCGGTATATGGGGTGGCAAGCCCGAGCTTTGTGACGGACGAGGAGAGGAAAGGAATTAACCTGAGGGCCACCATTACCCAGAACCTTCTGCGCAACAGGACATTTATCCGTAGTCTTCGGGCCATCCACCATATTGTCACCAGTACTGAGCCTGATGTCATTATTAATTTCTATGATTTTTTAGGCGGACTGTATTCGTATACCTACCGTCCTCGGGCCCGATATATAGTAATAGGACATCAATATCTGAGTCATCACCCTGACTTTCCGTTTGCTGAAGGCAGGGTCCGGGAGCGTAGACTACTTTTGCTCAACAACAGGATTACCTCGTTTGGCGCCGAAAAGAAGCTGGCACTTAGTTTCAGAAATTATGCCCCCCATGATATTAATGGCTTGCATATAGTACCCCCTTTGGTTCGTTGCTCTATAAAAGAACTGGAGGTGTCTGATAAAGGCTATTTATTGGCTTACCTCGTGAACCATGGATATGCCAGCCAGGTGAGGCAGTGGCATGCACGGAATCGCCACGTACAGATGCACTGTTTCTGGGATCACAGAGACTGTCCTGAAGCTTACTCGCCGCACCCAAATCTGACTTTTCATCCGCTGGATGGGCAAAAGTTCATGCAAATGATGGCCTCATGTACTGCTTATGCGAGTACGGCAGGGTTCGAATCAGTCTGCGAGGCCATGTACTTAGGTAAGCCTGCTATGCTGGTACCGGTGGAAGGTCATTACGAGCAGGCTTGTAATGCGCTGGATGCATGTCTTTCCGGTGCGGGCGTTACGGGTGACAGTTTTGACCTGGACCAGTTGCTTTCATACTTACCGGAATATGTAAGTGATTCACTCACTTTCAAAAGCTGGGTGGACAGTGCGGAAGCGCATATCTTACCCTTGCTGACAAAGGAGGCCAATAGAAGCAAAGGAAGGCAAAAAAGGAGCCATCACTCCAAAGAATTGGCCTGA
- a CDS encoding DUF4295 domain-containing protein, with protein sequence MAKKVVATLKKEGGRTFAKVIRAVKSEKTGAYTFREEMVPADQVKDFLK encoded by the coding sequence ATGGCTAAGAAAGTAGTTGCAACCCTTAAGAAAGAAGGCGGCAGAACATTTGCTAAAGTGATCAGAGCCGTGAAATCAGAAAAAACCGGTGCTTATACATTCCGTGAAGAAATGGTTCCTGCCGATCAGGTAAAGGATTTTCTGAAATAA